Proteins found in one Pelmatolapia mariae isolate MD_Pm_ZW linkage group LG7, Pm_UMD_F_2, whole genome shotgun sequence genomic segment:
- the LOC134631314 gene encoding uncharacterized protein LOC134631314 isoform X2, protein MTLSKRNYCYFCGKPQAKISRHLKTHKTAPDVVHAFSLPRDSNERKSLLEKLRNKGNFKHNAAVLHGGVGPLKVKRRPKIKAVEGKFAHCFYCQGMYVRKDLWRHVRRCPNKPKDDTDKEPGRTKVLGLALTLESQCYPQVSSGVWKVLAVMKQDEIASAVRNDFTVIQFAQSLYNKHGQDPTKYDYIRQKLREAGRLLLCLRTEFSVHNIEEAIKPANFQRVVQAVKKVSGFDEETLSYKTPSLALKLGHTLHKMSDIIHCRALMTEDEALIKSTDAFKKLYVSKWSEMVSHRALNTLSEAKFNKPSTLPFTEDVRILHHYLQKSAESAFCSLENEATAQNYAQLAQVTLSQIIVFNRRRSGEVSKMRLKSFLERDKTALHTDVSMGLSEMEQRLCNYFCRIEIMGKRDRNVPVLLTPSMLDALSLLVSRRPDCGICATNIYLFARPRSMSHYRGMDSLRVHAHQCGAKHPEYLRSTQLRKHVATLSQVLNLKNNELDQVADFLGHDIRVHREFYRLPVPTTQLAKISKLLLTLEKGHLSQIQGKSLDEIEIEDEIALSDAETKDSESESDDDDTALTMSACGTSEPVHAVADSTNTAQLQDTVDCDEEPLIMPAASETAAPSEDKNAAQSHNSRRAPKNMWSKAEVAAVMRHFKDHINEGKLATKNECSHCKLVEDPMLAGRTVQNIRDFVRNRGLTAKRQKKMN, encoded by the exons ATGActttaagtaaaagaaattactGCTATTTTTGTGGCAAACCACAAGCTAAAATTTCCCGCCACCTGAAAACGCACAAAACAGCTCCTGATGTTGTGCATGCATTTTCCCTGCCTAGAGACTCAAACGAGCGTAAAAGCCTGTTAGAGAAATTGAGAAATAAGGGAAATTTTAAGCATAATGCTGCAGTGTTGCATGGTGGAGTGGGACCACTGAAAGTGAAGAGAAGACCCAAGATTAAAGCAGTAGAGGGAAAGTTTGCTCATTGCTTTTATTGTCAAGGGATGTATGTTCGCAAGGATCTTTGGAGACATGTCCGCAGATGTCCTAACAAACCAAAAGATGACACGGATAAAGAACCTGGAAGAACCAAAGTACTCGGCCTGGCTTTAACTCTGGAGTCTCAGTGTTATCCGCAGGTGTCAAGTGGAGTGTGGAAGGTTCTTGCTGTTATGAAACAAGATGAGATTGCCTCAGCTGTGCGAAATGACTTTACTGTTATTCAGTTTGCCCAGTCCCTCTACAATAAACATGGGCAAGACCCTACTAAGTATGATTATATACGACAGAAGCTTCGTGAAGCGGGACGTTTGTTGTTGTGTCTGCGTACAGAATTCTCAGTGCATAACATCGAAGAAGCTATTAAGCCTGCTAACTTCCAGAGAGTTGTGCAAGCAGTAAAGAAAGTTTCAGGTTTTGATGAAGAGACACTGTCATACAAAACTCCAAGCCTTGCGCTGAAACTGGGACATACACTGCATAAAATGTCTGACATTATCCATTGTCGTGCCCTCATGACAGAGGATGAAGCCCTAATCAAGTCCACTGATGCGTTCAAGAAGTTGTATGTCTCCAAATGGTCCGAGATGGTGTCTCACCGTGCCTTGAACACATTGAGTGAGGCAAAGTTTAACAAGCCATCAACATTGCCCTTTACAGAAGATGTTCGGATTCTCCATCACTACCTTCAAAAATCTGCAGAAAGTGCCTTTTGCAGCTTGGAGAACGAAGCCACAGCTCAGAATTATGCCCAACTTGCACAAGTTACACTCTCACAAATCATTGTGTTCAATCGAAGACGTTCTGGAGAGGTTTCAAAGATGCGCCTCAAAAGTTTTCTTGAAAGAGACAAAACGGCACTCCACACAGATGTTTCCATGGGGCTCTCAGAAATGGAACAGAGACTCTGTAACTATTTCTGTAGAATAGAAATAATGGGAAAAAGGGACAGAAATGTTCCAGTTCTGCTAACACCAAGCATGCTGGATGCTCTGTCACTACTGGTTAGTAGGAGGCCTgactgtggtatttgtgccactaaTATCTACCTCTTTGCAAGACCCCGATCAATGAGTCATTACAGAGGAATGGACTCCTTGCGTGTTCATGCACACCAGTGTGGAGCAAAGCACCCTGAGTATCTAAGATCGACACAGCTCAGAAAACATGTTGCCACACTCTCACAAGTCcttaatttgaaaaacaatgaaCTTGATCAGGTTGCAGATTTCCTGGGTCATGATATCCGCGTTCACCGCGAATTCTACAGATTACCAGTTCCCACAACACAGCTGGCCAAGATTTCCAAACTGCTTTTAACACTGGAAAAAGGACATCTTTCCCAGATCCAGGGGAAGTCACTGGATGAGATCGAAATTGAAG ATGAAATTGCATTAAGTGATGCTGAAACAAAGGACAGTGAGAGTGAATCAGATGATGATGACACAGCACTCACAATGTCGGCGTGTGGCACCAGTGAGCCTGTACATGCAGTAGCTGATTCCACAAACACAGCGCAGCTCCAAGACACTGTAGATTGTG ATGAAGAACCACTCATAATGCCTGCAGCAAGTGAGACTGCTGCTCCCTCTGAAG ATAAAAATGCTGCTCAATCCCACAATTCCCGAAGAGCTCCCAAAAACATGTGGTCCAAGGCTGAGGTTGCTGCAGTGATGAGGCATTTTAAAGACCACATAAACGAAGGGAAACTGGCCACcaaaaatgaatgcagtcattgCAAATTGGTAGAAGATCCGATGTTGGCAGGAAGAACAGTTCAAAACATAAGAGATTTTGTAAGAAACAGAGGATTAACtgcaaaaaggcagaaaaaaatgaactaa
- the LOC134631314 gene encoding uncharacterized protein LOC134631314 isoform X1 → MTLSKRNYCYFCGKPQAKISRHLKTHKTAPDVVHAFSLPRDSNERKSLLEKLRNKGNFKHNAAVLHGGVGPLKVKRRPKIKAVEGKFAHCFYCQGMYVRKDLWRHVRRCPNKPKDDTDKEPGRTKVLGLALTLESQCYPQVSSGVWKVLAVMKQDEIASAVRNDFTVIQFAQSLYNKHGQDPTKYDYIRQKLREAGRLLLCLRTEFSVHNIEEAIKPANFQRVVQAVKKVSGFDEETLSYKTPSLALKLGHTLHKMSDIIHCRALMTEDEALIKSTDAFKKLYVSKWSEMVSHRALNTLSEAKFNKPSTLPFTEDVRILHHYLQKSAESAFCSLENEATAQNYAQLAQVTLSQIIVFNRRRSGEVSKMRLKSFLERDKTALHTDVSMGLSEMEQRLCNYFCRIEIMGKRDRNVPVLLTPSMLDALSLLVSRRPDCGICATNIYLFARPRSMSHYRGMDSLRVHAHQCGAKHPEYLRSTQLRKHVATLSQVLNLKNNELDQVADFLGHDIRVHREFYRLPVPTTQLAKISKLLLTLEKGHLSQIQGKSLDEIEIEDEIALSDAETKDSESESDDDDTALTMSACGTSEPVHAVADSTNTAQLQDTVDCADEEPLIMPAASETAAPSEDKNAAQSHNSRRAPKNMWSKAEVAAVMRHFKDHINEGKLATKNECSHCKLVEDPMLAGRTVQNIRDFVRNRGLTAKRQKKMN, encoded by the exons ATGActttaagtaaaagaaattactGCTATTTTTGTGGCAAACCACAAGCTAAAATTTCCCGCCACCTGAAAACGCACAAAACAGCTCCTGATGTTGTGCATGCATTTTCCCTGCCTAGAGACTCAAACGAGCGTAAAAGCCTGTTAGAGAAATTGAGAAATAAGGGAAATTTTAAGCATAATGCTGCAGTGTTGCATGGTGGAGTGGGACCACTGAAAGTGAAGAGAAGACCCAAGATTAAAGCAGTAGAGGGAAAGTTTGCTCATTGCTTTTATTGTCAAGGGATGTATGTTCGCAAGGATCTTTGGAGACATGTCCGCAGATGTCCTAACAAACCAAAAGATGACACGGATAAAGAACCTGGAAGAACCAAAGTACTCGGCCTGGCTTTAACTCTGGAGTCTCAGTGTTATCCGCAGGTGTCAAGTGGAGTGTGGAAGGTTCTTGCTGTTATGAAACAAGATGAGATTGCCTCAGCTGTGCGAAATGACTTTACTGTTATTCAGTTTGCCCAGTCCCTCTACAATAAACATGGGCAAGACCCTACTAAGTATGATTATATACGACAGAAGCTTCGTGAAGCGGGACGTTTGTTGTTGTGTCTGCGTACAGAATTCTCAGTGCATAACATCGAAGAAGCTATTAAGCCTGCTAACTTCCAGAGAGTTGTGCAAGCAGTAAAGAAAGTTTCAGGTTTTGATGAAGAGACACTGTCATACAAAACTCCAAGCCTTGCGCTGAAACTGGGACATACACTGCATAAAATGTCTGACATTATCCATTGTCGTGCCCTCATGACAGAGGATGAAGCCCTAATCAAGTCCACTGATGCGTTCAAGAAGTTGTATGTCTCCAAATGGTCCGAGATGGTGTCTCACCGTGCCTTGAACACATTGAGTGAGGCAAAGTTTAACAAGCCATCAACATTGCCCTTTACAGAAGATGTTCGGATTCTCCATCACTACCTTCAAAAATCTGCAGAAAGTGCCTTTTGCAGCTTGGAGAACGAAGCCACAGCTCAGAATTATGCCCAACTTGCACAAGTTACACTCTCACAAATCATTGTGTTCAATCGAAGACGTTCTGGAGAGGTTTCAAAGATGCGCCTCAAAAGTTTTCTTGAAAGAGACAAAACGGCACTCCACACAGATGTTTCCATGGGGCTCTCAGAAATGGAACAGAGACTCTGTAACTATTTCTGTAGAATAGAAATAATGGGAAAAAGGGACAGAAATGTTCCAGTTCTGCTAACACCAAGCATGCTGGATGCTCTGTCACTACTGGTTAGTAGGAGGCCTgactgtggtatttgtgccactaaTATCTACCTCTTTGCAAGACCCCGATCAATGAGTCATTACAGAGGAATGGACTCCTTGCGTGTTCATGCACACCAGTGTGGAGCAAAGCACCCTGAGTATCTAAGATCGACACAGCTCAGAAAACATGTTGCCACACTCTCACAAGTCcttaatttgaaaaacaatgaaCTTGATCAGGTTGCAGATTTCCTGGGTCATGATATCCGCGTTCACCGCGAATTCTACAGATTACCAGTTCCCACAACACAGCTGGCCAAGATTTCCAAACTGCTTTTAACACTGGAAAAAGGACATCTTTCCCAGATCCAGGGGAAGTCACTGGATGAGATCGAAATTGAAG ATGAAATTGCATTAAGTGATGCTGAAACAAAGGACAGTGAGAGTGAATCAGATGATGATGACACAGCACTCACAATGTCGGCGTGTGGCACCAGTGAGCCTGTACATGCAGTAGCTGATTCCACAAACACAGCGCAGCTCCAAGACACTGTAGATTGTG CAGATGAAGAACCACTCATAATGCCTGCAGCAAGTGAGACTGCTGCTCCCTCTGAAG ATAAAAATGCTGCTCAATCCCACAATTCCCGAAGAGCTCCCAAAAACATGTGGTCCAAGGCTGAGGTTGCTGCAGTGATGAGGCATTTTAAAGACCACATAAACGAAGGGAAACTGGCCACcaaaaatgaatgcagtcattgCAAATTGGTAGAAGATCCGATGTTGGCAGGAAGAACAGTTCAAAACATAAGAGATTTTGTAAGAAACAGAGGATTAACtgcaaaaaggcagaaaaaaatgaactaa